The following coding sequences are from one Bacillota bacterium window:
- a CDS encoding efflux RND transporter periplasmic adaptor subunit, with protein MKTGTGGIGMEEAKKENPGMSEGRQESPEELLERRDQDGGARRIKGRSRGWLAAAVIFVILIGAALAARFLRGETPAAEGGPEAVPVEVAAAAVGDVEEVSKFTGRVAPRVEVNVLPKVSGRIRAVSVDVGDRVRTGQVLVQLDDTEIAAQVRQAEAALAVAEAGARAAAANLEDARRNLERVKELYDAGAATLQQLEQAQLRYDQAAAGVNEAQVEQARAALGAARIQLDNTVITAPLTGIVAARFAEAGEMASPGQPLLTLVDIDQVQVEISVTEAEVNKLRRGQEVPVTVAAAGEKPLTGRITSLAPAADTRSKMFPVKITLPNRDHRLKPGMFAGVGISTEVRRQVLRVPVAAVLEKEEGTFVYVVEDGCARARQVETGLSDGKFTEIKSGLREGEQVVVSGQEFLVDGVKAVVKGVLP; from the coding sequence TTGAAAACCGGAACTGGGGGAATCGGGATGGAGGAAGCGAAGAAGGAAAATCCAGGGATGAGCGAAGGGCGGCAGGAAAGCCCGGAGGAGCTGCTCGAGAGGAGAGATCAGGACGGCGGGGCGCGCCGGATTAAAGGCCGGAGCAGGGGCTGGCTCGCAGCCGCCGTTATTTTTGTCATTTTAATCGGCGCCGCGCTTGCCGCCCGCTTTTTGCGGGGGGAGACCCCGGCCGCCGAGGGGGGGCCGGAGGCGGTTCCTGTCGAGGTTGCTGCGGCAGCGGTAGGGGATGTTGAAGAAGTTTCTAAATTTACGGGGCGGGTTGCGCCCCGGGTCGAAGTCAACGTCCTCCCGAAGGTTTCTGGGCGCATTAGGGCCGTTTCGGTAGACGTGGGGGACCGCGTCCGGACGGGCCAGGTCCTGGTGCAGTTGGATGATACGGAAATTGCGGCTCAGGTACGCCAGGCCGAGGCCGCGCTTGCGGTGGCCGAGGCGGGGGCTCGCGCAGCCGCCGCCAACCTCGAAGATGCCCGGCGCAATCTGGAGCGCGTGAAAGAGCTGTACGATGCCGGGGCCGCAACCCTCCAGCAGTTGGAGCAGGCCCAGCTCCGCTACGACCAGGCGGCTGCCGGGGTCAACGAGGCGCAGGTTGAGCAGGCCCGCGCCGCCCTGGGAGCGGCCCGCATCCAGCTCGACAACACGGTGATTACCGCCCCTCTTACCGGAATCGTTGCGGCGCGCTTTGCCGAGGCGGGAGAGATGGCAAGTCCCGGACAGCCTCTCTTGACCCTGGTCGACATCGACCAGGTCCAGGTCGAAATCAGCGTGACCGAAGCGGAGGTCAACAAGCTCCGGCGCGGCCAGGAGGTGCCTGTGACTGTAGCAGCGGCAGGGGAAAAGCCTTTAACCGGGAGAATCACCTCCCTCGCTCCCGCTGCCGACACCCGCAGTAAAATGTTTCCCGTCAAGATCACTCTCCCCAACCGTGACCACAGGCTCAAACCCGGGATGTTTGCCGGGGTCGGCATTTCCACCGAGGTGCGGCGGCAGGTCCTGAGGGTGCCGGTGGCTGCGGTCCTGGAAAAAGAAGAGGGGACCTTTGTTTACGTTGTGGAAGACGGTTGCGCCCGCGCGCGCCAGGTTGAAACCGGGCTTTCCGACGGGAAGTTCACCGAAATTAAATCAGGGCTGCGGGAAGGGGAGCAGGTGGTCGTATCCGGACAGGAGTTTCTGGTCGATGGAGTAAAAGCAGTCGTGAAGGGGGTTCTTCCGTGA
- the csaB gene encoding polysaccharide pyruvyl transferase CsaB: MLRVAVSGYYGFNNTGDEAILLALVSTLRTLAPGVEITVFSHRPRETRQIYGVKAVNRWNPFGICWALLRSDLLLSGGGGLLQDVTGVRSICYYLGVVLLARLLGRPVIYYAQGLGPVRTRFGRWLTRVVSNRVELITVRDQASRDDFLEMGVTRPPVIVTADPALALSPTQVDLELGERLLVQLRAASEQEPERGSPAAPPGTGQPEAGEPRRLGIVLRDWQDCYQYKRAVAAAADRLIREGWEVVLIPFHFPGDLQASREVSWLMQEPALLVRSKLSVDTLFSLLGRLDLVLSMRLHALIMASVMRTPCVGISYDPKVERFLELTGQPVAGTVADLDAERLYEVLNGAWERRASITAHLDQVLVNLRQQAWETASMALSVFYSRFPHRRWEAGRAARRGSGEASKKHSLPGA; encoded by the coding sequence ATGCTGCGGGTTGCGGTTTCTGGGTATTACGGTTTTAACAATACCGGGGATGAGGCGATCCTGCTGGCCCTGGTCTCCACCCTGCGCACCCTTGCGCCCGGCGTAGAAATTACCGTCTTTTCCCACCGGCCGCGCGAGACCCGCCAGATATATGGGGTAAAAGCGGTGAACCGGTGGAACCCCTTCGGTATCTGCTGGGCGCTTTTGCGTTCCGACCTCCTGCTCAGCGGCGGCGGCGGGCTGCTCCAGGATGTGACGGGGGTGCGCAGCATCTGCTACTATTTAGGGGTCGTTCTGCTTGCCAGGCTCCTGGGCAGACCGGTGATCTATTACGCCCAGGGGCTTGGTCCTGTCAGGACGCGTTTCGGGCGCTGGCTGACGCGGGTGGTCTCCAACCGGGTTGAGCTGATCACCGTCCGCGATCAGGCCTCCCGCGACGATTTTTTAGAAATGGGGGTCACCCGCCCCCCGGTGATCGTGACCGCAGATCCCGCCCTTGCTTTGAGTCCCACCCAGGTTGACCTGGAATTGGGAGAGAGGCTGCTCGTGCAGCTGCGCGCCGCAAGCGAGCAGGAACCGGAGCGCGGTTCCCCTGCTGCGCCTCCCGGGACCGGGCAGCCGGAAGCAGGAGAGCCGAGGCGCCTCGGGATCGTTCTCCGGGACTGGCAGGACTGCTACCAGTACAAGCGGGCGGTGGCCGCGGCTGCGGACCGTCTCATCCGGGAGGGGTGGGAGGTCGTTCTCATTCCTTTTCATTTCCCCGGAGACCTCCAGGCGTCGCGGGAAGTGTCCTGGCTGATGCAGGAGCCGGCCCTGCTGGTGCGGTCAAAACTTTCTGTTGATACCCTGTTCAGCCTGCTCGGCCGGTTGGATCTGGTCCTTTCCATGCGCCTGCACGCCCTGATTATGGCTTCGGTAATGCGAACCCCCTGTGTCGGGATTTCCTACGATCCCAAGGTGGAAAGGTTTCTTGAGCTGACGGGCCAGCCGGTTGCAGGGACGGTGGCGGATCTGGACGCCGAAAGGCTCTACGAGGTGCTGAACGGCGCCTGGGAAAGGCGCGCCTCGATCACCGCGCACCTCGACCAGGTGCTTGTTAATCTCAGGCAGCAGGCTTGGGAAACCGCAAGCATGGCACTGAGCGTTTTTTACTCCCGGTTTCCCCACAGGCGGTGGGAAGCCGGCCGGGCCGCACGCCGGGGGAGCGGCGAGGCCTCCAAAAAGCATTCTCTGCCTGGCGCCTGA
- a CDS encoding efflux RND transporter permease subunit — MNLPELAVRRSVTVFMLILGLLVLGFVALSRLAIDLFPNLKLPVAAVMVEYPGAGPQEVEKAVTEPLEETLATVNNVDTVKSESRAGSSTIILWFAWGTDMDFATLQMREKIDMIKGMLPADAENPMVFKMDPAMMPVIQVGMSGGKDLAELTRLAEDVVKPGLERLPGAAWVIVTGGLTREVHVLVDPVKLDSYGLSLEQVAQALRAENMELSAGSLAEGKKEFTVRTTGEFEDLAQLAGIPLVTTGGSVVYLKDIARISQGYTDLTQATYMNGRSSVGIHVLKQSGSNTVEVAERVRKELEALKKELPGNVEVNTVFDQSEFIRDAINSVVRNALIGAALAVLILFLFLRHIRTTLVIALAIPISIIATFILVYFAGITLNMLSLGGLALGVGMMVDNSIVVLENIYRYRQEGRSLWEAATAGAQEVAMAITASTLTTVIVFLPVVFVQGLASQIFRDLALTVTFSLLCSLLVALTFVPVLANRLLVVLPAAGEPRAWAGRASAAVGRYLEALRDFYGEVLAWALGHRKAVVLGSLAVFLGSLALVPVIGTEFFPRMDTGEISIEVEMSRGSSLAETGRVAARVEEICAALPEVETTFVSVGSAEEMGGFGASESDRARLRVQLVPRRERGRTTEAVVEEIRKQVAEIPGAEIKAAEADLISATMPTEAPIALTVQGNDLAALKRVAGLVAQEVRQVPGTRDVKTSLEEGKPEIEVRLDRERAASYGLGTAQVAQTLRTAVFGQVVTRYRSGGEELDLRLRLVPEARTSLRELENLRITAPNGVAVPLREIAALREVEGPSVIAREDQTRVCYVTGDLAGRPLGDVMKDIQARLAGLRLPRGCEIVYGGEHKEMQESFGSLSFALLLGVLLVYMVMASQFESLFHPFVIMFTMPLAFIGVVLGLALTGHTFNIVTFIGAIMLAGIVVNNAIVLVDYINTLRRRGMARREAILQAGRVRLRPVLMTALTTILGMAPLTLGIGEGAEADAPLAVAVIGGLTVATFMTLVVVPVVYTLLEDLGDRIQTSPQPREPGGWAAGAGQPAEKQIERRRPDF, encoded by the coding sequence GTGAACCTCCCGGAGCTTGCGGTCCGCCGTTCCGTAACCGTTTTCATGTTGATTCTGGGCCTGCTGGTGCTGGGGTTCGTGGCCTTGAGCCGCCTCGCCATCGACCTTTTCCCCAACCTGAAGCTCCCCGTCGCGGCGGTCATGGTCGAATATCCGGGGGCGGGGCCCCAGGAAGTAGAAAAGGCCGTCACCGAGCCCCTCGAGGAGACCCTGGCGACTGTAAACAACGTGGATACCGTCAAGTCCGAGAGCCGTGCCGGTTCCTCCACGATCATCCTCTGGTTTGCGTGGGGGACGGACATGGACTTCGCTACGCTCCAGATGCGGGAGAAGATCGACATGATCAAGGGGATGCTTCCCGCGGACGCGGAGAACCCGATGGTCTTCAAAATGGACCCGGCGATGATGCCCGTGATCCAGGTGGGGATGAGCGGCGGGAAGGACCTCGCGGAGCTGACCCGCCTGGCCGAGGATGTTGTGAAGCCCGGGCTGGAGCGCCTGCCCGGCGCGGCCTGGGTCATTGTCACCGGGGGGCTTACCCGCGAGGTCCACGTGCTGGTGGATCCGGTGAAGCTTGATTCCTACGGTCTCTCGCTGGAGCAGGTGGCGCAGGCCCTGCGCGCCGAAAATATGGAGCTCTCGGCGGGAAGCCTCGCTGAAGGGAAAAAGGAGTTCACCGTCCGCACCACCGGCGAATTTGAGGACCTCGCCCAGCTTGCCGGTATCCCCCTGGTCACCACCGGGGGGAGCGTCGTTTACCTGAAAGACATCGCCCGCATTTCGCAGGGATACACCGATTTGACCCAGGCGACGTACATGAACGGGCGCTCCAGCGTTGGAATCCACGTCCTGAAGCAGTCCGGGTCGAATACTGTCGAGGTGGCGGAGCGGGTCCGGAAGGAACTGGAGGCCTTGAAAAAGGAGCTTCCGGGCAACGTAGAGGTGAATACCGTTTTCGACCAGTCGGAATTCATCCGGGACGCGATCAACAGCGTCGTCCGCAACGCCCTGATCGGGGCGGCGCTGGCGGTTTTGATCCTCTTTCTCTTTCTCCGCCACATCCGGACGACCCTCGTGATCGCTCTCGCCATCCCGATCTCGATCATCGCAACTTTTATCCTCGTTTACTTCGCGGGCATCACCCTGAACATGCTCTCCCTGGGAGGGCTGGCGCTGGGTGTCGGGATGATGGTCGACAACTCCATCGTCGTGCTGGAAAACATTTACCGCTACCGCCAGGAGGGCCGCTCCCTGTGGGAAGCCGCCACCGCCGGAGCGCAGGAGGTGGCGATGGCCATCACCGCTTCAACCCTGACGACGGTGATCGTGTTTCTCCCGGTTGTTTTCGTGCAGGGGCTTGCCTCCCAAATTTTCAGGGATCTCGCCCTTACCGTTACCTTTTCCCTTCTCTGTTCCCTCCTGGTGGCGCTGACCTTTGTCCCGGTGCTTGCCAACCGGCTGCTGGTAGTCCTCCCTGCGGCAGGGGAGCCCCGCGCCTGGGCCGGAAGGGCGAGCGCCGCAGTCGGGCGGTACCTTGAGGCGCTCCGGGATTTCTACGGGGAAGTGCTGGCCTGGGCGCTGGGCCACAGGAAAGCGGTGGTTCTTGGGAGCCTTGCGGTCTTTCTCGGCTCTCTTGCGCTGGTGCCCGTGATCGGGACCGAATTTTTTCCGAGGATGGACACAGGCGAAATTTCCATTGAGGTTGAAATGTCCCGCGGGTCTTCCCTTGCAGAAACGGGGCGGGTGGCGGCCCGTGTCGAGGAGATCTGCGCTGCCCTGCCTGAAGTGGAAACCACTTTTGTCAGTGTGGGTTCAGCAGAGGAGATGGGGGGCTTCGGCGCCAGCGAATCTGACCGGGCAAGGCTCCGGGTGCAACTCGTCCCGCGGCGGGAACGGGGGAGGACCACGGAGGCTGTTGTGGAAGAGATCAGGAAGCAGGTGGCGGAAATCCCCGGCGCCGAAATCAAGGCTGCAGAGGCTGACCTCATTTCCGCGACCATGCCTACCGAAGCCCCGATTGCCCTTACGGTTCAGGGCAATGACCTCGCTGCGCTCAAAAGGGTCGCCGGCCTCGTAGCTCAGGAGGTCCGCCAGGTGCCCGGCACCAGGGATGTAAAGACCTCCCTGGAAGAGGGGAAACCGGAAATCGAAGTGAGGCTGGACCGGGAGCGTGCCGCCTCCTACGGCCTGGGTACCGCGCAGGTCGCCCAGACGCTGAGGACTGCCGTTTTCGGCCAGGTGGTGACCCGGTACCGGAGCGGGGGGGAAGAGCTGGACCTCCGCCTCCGCCTGGTGCCGGAGGCGCGAACATCACTGCGGGAGCTGGAGAACCTGCGCATTACAGCCCCGAACGGGGTCGCCGTCCCTCTCAGAGAAATAGCCGCGCTCCGGGAAGTCGAGGGGCCCTCCGTGATCGCGCGTGAGGACCAGACCCGCGTCTGCTATGTTACCGGGGACCTGGCCGGGCGCCCGCTGGGGGATGTCATGAAAGACATTCAGGCCCGGCTTGCCGGGCTCCGGCTCCCGCGCGGCTGCGAAATTGTCTACGGCGGAGAGCACAAAGAAATGCAGGAGTCCTTCGGCAGCCTCTCTTTTGCGCTATTGCTGGGTGTGCTCCTGGTTTACATGGTGATGGCCTCTCAGTTCGAGTCTCTGTTCCACCCCTTCGTGATCATGTTTACGATGCCGCTGGCCTTCATCGGAGTGGTTTTAGGGCTTGCTCTGACGGGGCATACCTTTAATATTGTAACCTTCATCGGGGCGATCATGCTGGCGGGGATCGTGGTCAACAACGCCATCGTCCTCGTCGACTACATTAATACCCTGAGGCGGCGGGGGATGGCGCGCCGGGAGGCGATCCTGCAGGCAGGACGCGTGCGGCTCCGCCCCGTGCTCATGACCGCCCTGACGACCATTCTCGGGATGGCTCCCCTTACCCTCGGCATCGGGGAGGGGGCCGAGGCGGACGCGCCTCTCGCGGTCGCCGTGATCGGCGGCCTCACTGTGGCGACCTTTATGACGCTGGTGGTCGTGCCCGTTGTTTACACGCTCCTCGAAGACCTGGGGGACAGAATCCAAACGTCACCTCAGCCGCGGGAGCCGGGGGGTTGGGCTGCCGGAGCGGGGCAACCGGCTGAAAAGCAGATTGAGCGCAGGCGCCCCGACTTTTGA
- a CDS encoding O-antigen ligase family protein — translation MNSSLQNINRIWKQSGLFACARTCGTAWSGSRLALFLLGPGLAAHTGFFQGTVTYRILAGIGQVLASLIRQAGKLPARLAGGSITARALGAFSERSYMVLLIAGAYPLVDYIFRQTPGLTGLAGIWDELLFLLGAALILTRLAFLGETRSFFTPLDLPLLFFLGTGALLYLLRAPEPEVALDGLRATFQYSLWYFLATRLPADLKQARTLLWGLVLVATAVAFYGVYQYIVGVPIPANWVDQAEAGVRTRVFSWIGSPNVLGSYLVLMFPVTAALLITARTLRPKLALGCISLAMLACLVFTFSRGAWLAFLVVTLLYGLLQDRRLLALILAGAVLLPVVSPGVANRIQYTFSGQYVESSQQGGRIGRWEQALDRFLAHPVTGVGLGRFGGATAARYNIPGTFYVDNYYLKLAVETGLLGLTAFLWLLLNAVRYLSGALRELAADPDRRAYACGITAGLLGVLAHNGVENIFEVPMMQTLFWILLGTVAWMVPGGRRQAPGRECFLEASPLPRRAARPASHRLWGNRE, via the coding sequence GTGAACTCATCCCTTCAAAATATCAACCGGATCTGGAAACAAAGCGGCCTTTTTGCCTGCGCCCGCACCTGCGGCACGGCCTGGAGCGGCAGCCGCCTCGCCCTTTTCCTGCTGGGTCCCGGCCTGGCCGCCCATACCGGCTTCTTTCAGGGGACCGTCACGTACCGGATCCTGGCGGGGATCGGGCAGGTCCTCGCCTCGCTCATCAGGCAGGCAGGAAAACTGCCGGCCCGGCTCGCGGGAGGGAGCATAACCGCCCGCGCCCTGGGCGCCTTTTCAGAGCGGTCGTACATGGTGCTGCTCATCGCCGGGGCATACCCCCTGGTCGATTACATCTTCAGGCAGACCCCCGGCCTTACGGGACTGGCGGGGATCTGGGACGAACTCCTCTTCTTGCTGGGCGCGGCCCTGATCCTGACGCGCCTCGCATTTTTGGGGGAGACCCGCTCCTTCTTTACTCCACTGGATCTCCCGCTGCTCTTTTTCCTCGGCACGGGAGCGCTCCTTTACCTGCTCCGGGCGCCGGAGCCTGAAGTTGCCTTAGACGGGCTGCGGGCCACCTTCCAGTACTCCCTCTGGTACTTCCTGGCAACCCGGCTTCCCGCCGACCTTAAACAGGCGCGCACCCTCCTGTGGGGCCTTGTGCTGGTTGCCACAGCAGTCGCTTTTTACGGGGTCTACCAGTACATCGTGGGGGTGCCGATCCCTGCCAACTGGGTCGACCAGGCCGAGGCGGGGGTGCGAACCCGCGTCTTCTCCTGGATCGGGAGCCCCAACGTCCTGGGGAGCTACCTGGTGCTGATGTTCCCGGTCACGGCAGCCCTCCTGATCACGGCGCGAACGCTCCGGCCGAAGCTCGCCCTTGGGTGTATCTCCCTCGCCATGCTCGCCTGCCTCGTTTTCACCTTTTCCCGGGGGGCGTGGCTCGCCTTCCTGGTGGTGACTCTCCTTTACGGCCTCCTCCAGGACCGGCGCCTCCTCGCCCTGATCCTGGCAGGCGCAGTCCTGCTGCCGGTCGTCTCCCCGGGTGTGGCAAACCGCATCCAGTATACCTTCAGCGGCCAGTACGTGGAAAGCTCACAGCAGGGCGGGCGGATAGGCCGCTGGGAGCAGGCCCTCGACCGCTTCCTCGCCCACCCGGTAACTGGCGTGGGCCTGGGCCGCTTCGGAGGCGCCACCGCAGCGCGCTACAACATTCCCGGCACCTTTTACGTGGACAACTACTACCTGAAGCTGGCCGTCGAAACCGGCCTGCTCGGCCTCACGGCCTTTCTCTGGCTCCTTTTAAATGCCGTCCGGTACTTGAGCGGGGCGCTCAGGGAGCTTGCCGCCGACCCGGACCGGCGCGCTTACGCGTGCGGGATTACCGCCGGGCTGCTGGGAGTTCTCGCCCACAACGGAGTTGAGAACATCTTCGAAGTTCCCATGATGCAGACCCTTTTCTGGATCCTGCTCGGAACCGTCGCCTGGATGGTGCCGGGCGGACGGCGTCAGGCGCCAGGCAGAGAATGCTTTTTGGAGGCCTCGCCGCTCCCCCGGCGTGCGGCCCGGCCGGCTTCCCACCGCCTGTGGGGAAACCGGGAGTAA
- a CDS encoding TetR/AcrR family transcriptional regulator: MKEKGKRALILKAAAAVFAAKGFHPATVEEIAAQAAVGKGTVYEYFSSKEELFRELLRAGMESYVAEVREHPGAAGPARETLAEIARAHFRFVSEHGALARLLFEGHGGPAPWIWEWLGRMRERKLASLTGIIARGVARGEFRPVDPYVAAQVFLGVLGALCVPLIFDRSHPPAGGAPRDGVTPAGDGDFHAQFEQGLDLFFSGLVPPAGRR, translated from the coding sequence ATGAAAGAGAAAGGCAAGCGCGCTTTGATTTTGAAGGCAGCGGCGGCGGTTTTCGCCGCAAAGGGCTTTCATCCCGCAACAGTCGAAGAGATTGCGGCGCAAGCCGCTGTCGGTAAGGGAACGGTTTACGAGTATTTTTCCAGCAAAGAGGAGCTTTTCCGGGAGCTGCTCCGGGCCGGGATGGAGTCCTACGTGGCTGAAGTAAGGGAGCATCCTGGTGCCGCCGGCCCTGCAAGGGAAACCCTTGCCGAGATCGCGCGCGCCCACTTCCGCTTTGTGTCGGAGCACGGAGCCCTCGCTCGCCTTCTCTTTGAGGGGCATGGAGGCCCCGCCCCCTGGATCTGGGAGTGGTTGGGCCGGATGCGGGAGAGAAAGCTGGCGTCGCTGACCGGCATCATCGCGCGGGGGGTCGCCCGGGGAGAATTCCGCCCGGTTGATCCTTACGTTGCCGCGCAGGTCTTCCTGGGGGTCCTGGGCGCCCTCTGCGTACCGCTCATCTTCGACCGTTCCCACCCCCCTGCAGGCGGTGCGCCGCGGGACGGAGTGACGCCCGCCGGCGACGGCGATTTCCACGCCCAGTTCGAGCAGGGGCTCGACCTCTTTTTCTCCGGCCTCGTTCCCCCGGCCGGGCGGCGGTAA
- a CDS encoding FMN-binding glutamate synthase family protein: MSFSKPNTSAATLTRSRTKESVCPFSGLCATCLDGCAGFCEVGKSAYRGKEVLYPQPFGKTTSASEKDYPVDLSHFNIMGTAAGAVGIEADSDRAIFPAVDVTSEIGGADKIKLRVPLVIAGMGSTDIARVHWDGLAAGAAISGAVIVIGENVCGMDPGLEAKDGRVRRSPHLEARLKAFRDWYDGYGAIAVQANVEDTRLGVLEYAIEKLGVEAVELKWGQGAKDIGGEVKLASLERALQLKQRGYIVLPDPEDPAVQKDFERGVFREFERHSRIGMVEEESFLKQVEYLRGLGAKFIFLKTGAYRPVDLARAVKLASAARLDLLTVDGAGGGTGMSPWRMMNEWGIPTVYIEALLTRYLDRLAAQGAFIPSVAIAGGFTLEDHLFKGFALGAPYVKAIGMARAPLTAAMVGRKIGHDLAEENLSREHARYGDTLDQIFVTSGELKARFGKDFSKLPPGAIGVYTYFERLSQGLRQLMCGARKFALKYIDRNDIAALTREAGEITGISYIMDLDREIADEILSSRALSY; this comes from the coding sequence ATGTCTTTCAGCAAACCAAACACCAGTGCTGCTACCCTGACAAGGAGCCGGACAAAGGAGAGCGTCTGCCCCTTCAGCGGTCTCTGTGCGACCTGCCTGGACGGGTGTGCGGGCTTCTGCGAGGTCGGAAAATCCGCCTACCGGGGGAAGGAGGTGCTTTATCCGCAGCCCTTCGGAAAGACTACTTCTGCTTCGGAAAAGGATTACCCCGTGGATCTTTCCCATTTCAACATCATGGGGACTGCTGCCGGTGCCGTCGGAATCGAGGCCGACAGCGACCGCGCCATTTTCCCGGCAGTAGATGTTACTTCGGAAATCGGCGGTGCTGATAAAATAAAGCTCCGGGTGCCGCTGGTTATAGCCGGTATGGGTTCCACCGATATCGCCCGTGTTCACTGGGATGGCCTGGCTGCCGGTGCCGCCATTTCCGGTGCCGTAATTGTCATCGGGGAAAACGTCTGCGGGATGGACCCCGGCCTGGAGGCGAAAGACGGCCGGGTGAGGCGCTCTCCCCACCTGGAGGCGCGCCTCAAGGCTTTTCGCGATTGGTACGACGGATACGGAGCCATCGCAGTGCAGGCCAATGTCGAGGATACGCGTCTCGGGGTCCTGGAATACGCCATCGAGAAGCTCGGCGTCGAGGCGGTCGAGCTCAAGTGGGGCCAGGGCGCGAAGGATATCGGAGGGGAGGTCAAGCTGGCCTCCCTGGAGCGCGCCCTGCAGTTGAAACAGCGGGGCTACATCGTGCTTCCCGATCCGGAAGACCCTGCGGTTCAAAAGGATTTTGAACGGGGAGTTTTCAGGGAATTCGAGCGCCACTCCCGCATCGGGATGGTGGAGGAAGAATCCTTCCTGAAGCAGGTAGAATACCTGCGCGGGCTCGGCGCGAAGTTTATCTTCCTGAAGACCGGGGCCTACCGGCCGGTTGACCTCGCCCGCGCCGTTAAGCTCGCTTCCGCGGCGCGTCTCGATCTCCTCACCGTCGACGGGGCGGGGGGAGGCACCGGGATGAGCCCCTGGCGGATGATGAACGAGTGGGGAATTCCCACGGTTTACATCGAGGCCCTCCTGACGCGCTACCTCGACCGCCTTGCAGCGCAGGGGGCTTTTATTCCGAGTGTCGCCATCGCCGGCGGCTTTACCCTGGAGGATCACCTTTTTAAGGGATTTGCCCTCGGCGCTCCTTATGTCAAGGCGATTGGGATGGCCCGTGCGCCTTTGACCGCCGCGATGGTGGGGCGCAAGATCGGCCACGACCTGGCGGAAGAAAACCTCAGCAGGGAACACGCCAGATACGGCGATACGCTGGATCAGATCTTCGTAACGAGCGGCGAGCTCAAAGCGCGCTTCGGCAAAGACTTCTCCAAACTGCCTCCCGGAGCCATCGGCGTCTACACCTACTTCGAGCGCCTCAGCCAGGGGCTGCGCCAGTTGATGTGCGGGGCGCGAAAGTTTGCCTTAAAGTATATCGACAGGAACGACATCGCCGCCCTCACGCGGGAGGCCGGCGAAATCACCGGGATTTCGTACATTATGGATTTAGATCGAGAAATCGCAGACGAGATTCTTTCATCCCGAGCCCTGTCGTACTAA
- a CDS encoding glycosyltransferase codes for MEREARLRVVHIIGGGEIGGAEQHVLNLAANLPRSDFEIHVICLFPAPFYQALQEAGISAFAIPMRHRLDFGAFLRLAGALGQLQPDIVHTHGVRANLVGRLAARRAGVPAVVTTVHSVLAQDYPAPLSRLANSLTERATSFLTDRFIAVSQFIKDYLQATGIPPAKVAVIYNGIEPGAWERWEGDSSFRLRFGIDPASPLFGIVARLHPVKGHRYFLAAAREVSGAFPEARFVIVGSGFYWREVDGLIKAYGLEGRCLRTGFQQEIGAVYAALDCLVVSSLSEGFGLTALEALALKKPVIATKVGALPEIISDGETGLLVPPADPGALARAMCRILRDPAAARRMGEAGRMLVERRFSLAQSVGETARLYRALLASHP; via the coding sequence GTGGAAAGAGAAGCAAGGTTGCGCGTGGTTCATATCATCGGAGGGGGGGAAATCGGTGGTGCAGAGCAGCATGTCCTGAACCTCGCCGCAAACCTCCCCCGGTCCGATTTTGAGATCCACGTCATCTGCCTCTTTCCGGCCCCTTTTTACCAGGCGCTGCAGGAGGCGGGAATCTCCGCCTTTGCGATCCCGATGCGCCACCGCCTCGATTTCGGCGCTTTCCTCCGCCTGGCCGGAGCGCTCGGGCAACTGCAGCCCGACATCGTCCACACCCACGGCGTGCGCGCAAATCTCGTGGGGCGCCTTGCGGCGCGCCGGGCCGGTGTCCCGGCGGTGGTAACGACGGTGCACAGCGTCCTCGCCCAGGACTACCCGGCACCTTTGAGCCGCCTTGCCAACAGCCTGACGGAAAGGGCCACGTCGTTCCTCACAGACCGTTTCATCGCGGTTTCCCAATTTATTAAAGATTACTTGCAGGCAACAGGAATTCCCCCCGCGAAGGTCGCCGTGATCTACAACGGGATTGAACCCGGGGCCTGGGAGCGCTGGGAGGGGGACTCGTCTTTCCGCCTCCGCTTCGGGATCGACCCCGCATCCCCTCTCTTCGGGATCGTCGCCCGCCTTCACCCTGTGAAAGGCCACCGGTACTTCCTGGCGGCGGCGCGGGAAGTGAGCGGCGCATTTCCCGAAGCCCGTTTCGTCATCGTCGGGAGCGGCTTCTACTGGCGGGAGGTCGACGGCCTGATCAAAGCCTACGGCCTGGAAGGCCGCTGCCTCCGCACCGGCTTTCAGCAGGAGATCGGTGCGGTTTACGCCGCCCTCGACTGCTTGGTTGTCAGCTCTCTGTCGGAGGGGTTCGGCCTCACCGCTTTAGAGGCGTTGGCTTTGAAGAAGCCCGTCATCGCGACGAAGGTGGGGGCGCTGCCGGAAATTATCAGCGACGGAGAGACCGGTTTGCTGGTTCCCCCGGCCGACCCCGGGGCGCTTGCCCGCGCCATGTGCCGGATCCTGCGCGACCCTGCCGCCGCAAGGCGAATGGGTGAAGCAGGCCGCATGCTGGTAGAGAGAAGGTTCAGCCTCGCCCAAAGCGTTGGGGAGACCGCGCGCCTTTACCGCGCCCTCCTTGCGTCTCATCCCTAG